A single region of the Dehalococcoides mccartyi genome encodes:
- a CDS encoding DegV family protein — protein MTIKIVTDSTADLPADIVKNLGITVVPLYVHFGNEVFRDGVDINKETFFDRLINGGIHPKTSQPSPEDFANVYRELAKDNATGIVSIHISSKFSGTYQSAMEGAKISGVSCPIEVIDSRLLSMGMGLIIKAAAIASRSGKKLGDIVEDCKNNIPKIKLMGFFDTLRYVQVGGRLGKAKILMGSLLGVKPVLTVADGEYQPCGRVRNTAKGLERLVEFAKTGKNIVDLSVIHSTTPETAHKLAEMLSDIFPKDQTIIAQLGAVLGTHGGPGTLWVAYKEA, from the coding sequence ATGACTATCAAGATAGTAACTGACAGCACAGCTGATTTACCGGCTGATATAGTAAAAAATCTGGGTATTACGGTTGTGCCTCTTTATGTGCATTTTGGAAATGAAGTATTCCGTGACGGAGTGGATATAAACAAGGAAACCTTTTTTGACAGGCTTATAAACGGCGGCATTCACCCCAAAACTTCCCAGCCCAGCCCCGAAGATTTTGCAAATGTCTACCGTGAGCTGGCCAAAGACAACGCCACCGGTATTGTATCCATACATATTTCATCCAAATTCAGCGGCACTTACCAATCCGCCATGGAAGGTGCCAAAATCTCAGGGGTAAGCTGCCCTATAGAGGTTATAGATTCCCGCCTGCTCTCCATGGGGATGGGGCTTATTATCAAAGCTGCCGCCATAGCTTCCCGCTCAGGCAAAAAGCTGGGCGATATTGTTGAAGACTGTAAAAACAATATCCCCAAGATAAAACTGATGGGCTTCTTTGATACCCTGCGTTACGTTCAGGTAGGCGGACGGCTGGGCAAAGCCAAAATACTGATGGGCTCCCTACTGGGGGTTAAACCCGTACTTACAGTGGCGGACGGAGAGTACCAGCCCTGCGGACGGGTACGCAACACCGCCAAAGGTCTGGAACGGCTGGTAGAATTTGCCAAAACAGGGAAAAATATCGTAGATCTTAGCGTAATTCATTCCACCACTCCGGAGACCGCCCATAAACTGGCCGAAATGCTTAGTGATATTTTCCCCAAAGACCAGACCATCATTGCCCAGCTGGGAGCTGTTCTGGGTACTCACGGCGGACCCGGCACTCTATGGGTAGCATATAAAGAAGCCTGA